From the genome of Vicia villosa cultivar HV-30 ecotype Madison, WI linkage group LG2, Vvil1.0, whole genome shotgun sequence, one region includes:
- the LOC131648215 gene encoding protein MAIN-LIKE 1-like, with amino-acid sequence MDEGTSTSGSRSRLAWVSSSRQREEEEEVAVPYHEAEEVPDVDPPLGEEDEQEEGFPGGPSDTSVLLTYRDHVARRIWEGEEREPLKMVNHARNIFSLFKPTAEWFNDAVRASGLSGLCMTGYSIISHGMQGAFMERWHKETSSFHLPVGEMTIILHDVQCLLHLPIRGALLTHFRI; translated from the exons atggacgagggtacctctacatctggatcgaggagtcgtctggcttgggtatcttcttcccgccagcgagaggaggaggaggaggtggcagtgccataccacgaggcggaggaggtaccggatgttgaccctccactcggggaggaggatgagcaggaggagggcttcccgggagggcccagtgacacttcagtgctgcttacctaccgcgatcacgtcgctcggcgtatctgggagggagag gagagagagccgttgaaaatggtgaaccatgcccggaatattttcagtctgtttaaaccgactgccgagtggtttaacgacgcggtgagagcttcagggcttagtgggctctgcatgacggggtattccatcatcagccacggcatgcagggggcctttatggagcggtggcacaaggagacgtcttctttccacttaccggttggggagatgacgatcatcttgcatgatgtgcagtgtcttctccacctgccgatcaggggggcgCTGTTGACCCACTTCCGGATCTAG
- the LOC131648216 gene encoding receptor-like serine/threonine-protein kinase NCRK, translating to MKHQLKVSFALIISFLWFQQSFSNEPSDTGLNKWECRCSFRGNQRYSIANCSKSCDCHSESASIWTCICDSNGFPEVATDIDNPNCFIACNCIWGTAKMSLGSKSHISSKIVIIILVMSITSTTIAFLALFLCYARRRKRPHPIQSPMNSSSDKETSYNNTSNFISRKTSFVRETKGVMNSPISHITRCFRKASVLLGSQRETFHGNIIQFSFAELENATENFSASNLIGLGGSSYVYRGRLKNGSNVAVKRLKVQGGPEADTEFFTEIELLSRLHHCHLVPLIGYCSELKGKNVQRLLVFDYMSNGNLRDRLDGIFGKNMDWSTRVTIALGAARGLEYLHEAAAPRILHRDVKSTNILLDKNWQAKITDLGLAKDLRSDDLRSCSDSSERMKGTFGYFAPEYAIVGRASIESDVFSFGVVLLELITGRQPILRSAGKEESLVVWATPLLRDSRRVMTELADPQLKGNFPEDEVHIMANLAKECLLLDPDNRPTMSEVVLILSSISRTRSRRRRYIQLCLFQEPEEEEKPRQASWRRFPHHNSLPRGTDYNLRVENEDKNVDTISTEYMKSLILLTSKGESWHASEEDMVDLSEPRLESFSMTNINFP from the exons ATGAAGCATCAACTCAAAGTTTCTTTTGCTCTTATTATTAGCTTTCTATGGTTTCAGCAATCATTTT CAAATGAACCTTCTGATACTGGTCTAAACAAGTGGGAATGTAGATGTTCTTTCCGAGGGAATCAAAGATACTCTATTGCAAATTGTTCCAAGTCATGTGATTGTCATTCAG AGAGTGCTTCCATATGGACATGTATTTGTGATTCAAATGGGTTTCCGGAAGTGGCAACAGATATCGATAATCCTAACTGCTTTATTGCCTGCAACTGCATCTGGG GAACTGCTAAGATGTCATTAGGTTCAAAGTCACATATTTCAAGCAAAATTGTAATCATCATTCTAGTGATGTCTATTACGAGCACAACTATTGCATTTCTTGCCTTATTTTTATGTTATGCTCGTCGAAGGAAGAGGCCTCATCCTATTCAATCACCAATGAACTCATCATCAGATAAggaaacaagttataataatactAGCAACTTCATTAGTCGCAAAACTTCTTTTGTGCGAGAAACAAAAGGCGTTATGAATTCTCCTATTAGTCATATTACAA gaTGCTTTCGAAAAGCTTCTGTTTTGCTTGGGAGTCAGAGAGAAACATTTCATGGAAATATTATTCAATTCTCATTTGCTGAACTGGAAAATGCCACTGAAAACTTTTCAGCTTCCAATCTTATTGGATTAGGTGGAAGTAGTTATGTATACCGTGGTCGACTGAAAAACGGTAGTAATGTGGCAGTCAAGCGGCTTAAAGTTCAAGGAGGACCTGAAGCAGATACTGAGTTTTTCACCGAG ATTGAACTATTGTCTAGACTTCATCATTGTCATCTGGTGCCATTGATTGGATACTGCTcagaattaaaaggaaaaaatgtTCAGAGATTACTAGTGTTTGACTACATGAGTAATGGAAATTTGAGGGACCGTTTAGATGGaatttttggaaaaaatatgGATTGGTCTACTCGCGTTACAATTGCCTTAGGAGCTGCAAGGGGCTTGGAGTATCTTCATGAGGCAGCTGCTCCAAGAATTCTCCACAGAGATGTCAAATCAACAAACATTCTTCTCGATAAAAATTGGCAAGCAAAA ATAACTGATCTTGGTCTGGCTAAAGATTTGAGATCTGATGACCTCCGTAGTTGTTCAGATTCTTCCGAAAGAATGAAAGGGACATTTGGCTATTTTGCACCTGAGTATGCAATTGTTGGGAGAGCCTCTATTGAGTCTGATGTCTTCAGTTTTGGCGTGGTTCTTCTTGAGCTTATCACTGGTCGCCAACCTATCCTTAGATCTGCAGGCAAAGAAGAAAGCCTTGTTGTATGG GCTACTCCTCTCTTACGGGATAGTAGGCGAGTAATGACAGAGTTGGCTGATCCACAATTGaaaggaaacttcccagaagatGAAGTGCATATAATGGCAAACCTAGCAAAGGAATGCTTACTGTTGGATCCTGATAATAGACCAACTATGAGTGAAGTTGTTCTAATTCTATCAAGTATTTCCCGAACCAGATCTAGAAGAAGAAGATACATTCAATTGTGCCTTTTTCAG GAACCAGAGGAAGAAGAGAAGCCAAGACAAGCTTCATGGAGAAGATTTCCACATCATAATTCATTGCCACGTGGTACTGACTACAATCTTCGTGTTGAAAACGAAGATAAAAATGTAGATACAATTTCAACCGAGTATATGAAGAGTTTGATCCTCTTGACTTCAAAAGGTGAGAGTTGGCATGCATCAGAAGAAGACATGGTAGACCTATCGGAGCCTCGGTTGGAATCATTTTCCATGACAAACATCAATTTCCCTTGA